The genomic stretch AATACTGTTGCCCGCGGACAAGGTGTCCACCTCCAACCAGCACCGGACCGAGAACTTGACCTTGAACAGCTTCAGCTTCCCGAGCTTCACCCTCACCGGCTGCCTCACCCTCAGGTTCAGCGGGATCACTCCGGTAGCCTGCTTCTCCGCCTGCAGCTGGGACAGCAGCCCCGTCCCGTTCTGCCTCTGCCCGGACAGCGGCACCACCAGCTCCGTGGTGTTCCGGTGGCCCTGGTAGAACTTGGGAAGCGCGCCCTCGCACAGCTGCTCCCCGTCGTACAGCACGGTGATTCGGCTCCCACCCTCGTAGTATATGCCGATCTTCTTGTTCGGGTTCTTCGCCGTGATGGTCACGTCGAAGGTCGCTTCGAGGCTGCCGTTGTTGCTGAGGTCGAACTGCGTGGTCTGGAGGGCGTCGATGGAGTACTTGGGCAGCTTCGGCCTGAAGGCGAGGTAGAGGATACCTGCAGTGGCGGCGATGAGGATGATGAGGATGGCGACGACAGAGAAGGTCCAGCAGAGGCACCTGCAGAGGCAGCTCCGGCGGCGCTTCGGGGGCCTGGAGTGGACCACGGGGATTGTCCGGTGCATGGGCGGGTAGTAGACATTGTCCTGAGGGGCGGCGTGGGCCTGGTCGGACTTGGAGGAGCCGCGGGGGACGAGGGGAGCGGTCGGGGTCTGGGGGGCCTCGGGGTCGGGCACGGGGTGGATGCGCTGGGGATCCGccattggagagagagaaggagagagagcgagctCAGAAAGCAGAGATCAAGGAAGGAGAAAGGGGCGGGGGTTGGGAGACGAGAAATGCAATAGGGTAGAGAGATGGGTAGCGTCTCTCTTATACGTTTTTTCTAAGGGTTTGATAAGGTCAGACTTATTTGGGTCGATGAAGGTTCCCATCTTTGACTTTTTGGGTTGGTGACTTTCGATTTGATTCTTTAcgcgaagagagagaaagagagagactctgTGCCTTTTTTGGTGGGAGCGTTCTCACGTATTGGTTCGCCGTTCGGGCAAGAAATTCAACAAAATGTGTCTGCATGCCTTTCTAGAACCCTTGTTCTATCATTATTACCCGACGGAGCGCGGACATGCCGCGCCTTCATAGACGAAACGCCGCCACGTGCGAAGAAACGGTACGCGCCCGCCGCCACATTGGTTCAATAAGGAGGGTGGAGTGGCAATCTGGTGAAAGCCCCCTTCCTTCCTGCCTGCTGACATAGATGTGAATGCTCGTGAGAGCTCTTCAAATCCTATTCAGTCTGATTAGAAACGACGACGGGAGAGGTTGGACGTTTAGCTTGGAACACCGAGCGTCTAATTCACAGATTC from Rhodamnia argentea isolate NSW1041297 chromosome 2, ASM2092103v1, whole genome shotgun sequence encodes the following:
- the LOC115732414 gene encoding NDR1/HIN1-like protein 6, whose amino-acid sequence is MADPQRIHPVPDPEAPQTPTAPLVPRGSSKSDQAHAAPQDNVYYPPMHRTIPVVHSRPPKRRRSCLCRCLCWTFSVVAILIILIAATAGILYLAFRPKLPKYSIDALQTTQFDLSNNGSLEATFDVTITAKNPNKKIGIYYEGGSRITVLYDGEQLCEGALPKFYQGHRNTTELVVPLSGQRQNGTGLLSQLQAEKQATGVIPLNLRVRQPVRVKLGKLKLFKVKFSVRCWLEVDTLSAGNSIQIKSSSCKFRLRL